From the genome of Nitrosopumilus sp., one region includes:
- a CDS encoding TSUP family transporter, with product MIDQLWLVLLGFAAGILGSMIGLGGGIIVVPVLTFLGFPPTAAASNSLFAALSNATASTISYSRQRRIDFSLGMKLGMLSIPGTVLGAVVSTDAAPDVFQMLFGFVLIASAAYIFLRKKIETKEKTLSKQVAIFTVGASFFAGIISSFFGIGGGIIFVPLMVVGMGMAMKKAAPTSQMVLFFASLSGVIVHSILGHPDFIHAGLLAVGSFFGGLVGAKLSLHVRERYLQILVTAVLLIAAGKLFVDSSYGNFDLLGF from the coding sequence ATGATTGATCAGTTGTGGCTAGTTTTGTTGGGGTTTGCAGCCGGAATTCTTGGTTCGATGATTGGACTTGGAGGCGGAATAATCGTCGTCCCTGTCCTGACTTTTTTGGGATTTCCTCCCACTGCTGCTGCAAGCAATAGTCTTTTTGCGGCCCTGAGCAATGCAACTGCGTCCACAATTTCATATTCTAGGCAAAGGAGAATTGATTTTTCATTGGGTATGAAACTTGGAATGCTCTCAATTCCTGGAACCGTTTTGGGCGCTGTTGTATCGACTGATGCTGCACCTGATGTTTTTCAAATGCTGTTTGGTTTCGTGTTGATTGCGTCAGCTGCATATATTTTTTTAAGAAAAAAAATTGAGACAAAAGAAAAAACTCTCTCAAAACAAGTGGCAATATTTACAGTTGGCGCCAGTTTCTTTGCGGGAATTATTTCGTCCTTTTTTGGAATTGGTGGTGGCATAATATTCGTCCCGCTGATGGTGGTTGGGATGGGCATGGCCATGAAAAAAGCTGCGCCAACGTCCCAGATGGTGTTGTTTTTTGCATCGCTATCCGGGGTTATCGTACATAGCATTTTGGGACATCCTGACTTTATTCATGCTGGATTGTTGGCGGTTGGCTCTTTCTTTGGAGGATTGGTGGGTGCAAAGCTATCTTTGCATGTTAGGGAGAGGTATCTGCAAATTCTTGTTACTGCCGTACTTTTAATTGCCGCCGGAAAACTGTTTGTAGATTCATCCTATGGGAATTTTGATTTGCTGGGATTCTGA
- a CDS encoding ATP-dependent DNA ligase, translating into MEFSILAESFYKMESTRKRLELTKFLVELFEKTPNTVISKIVYLIQGKLRPDFEGIELGVAEKIAIKSISKSSGIPIKKIEEEYRKNGDLGHAASVILEQKTQTTFLVEDITVERVYETLFKIANLEGTHSQDMKMKYISSLLNDATPIEAKYVLKILLGSLRLGIAENTVMDALAIAFSGDKNNRKILQHAYNVSSDLGKVAETIATEGINKIEKFEIILFNPIRPMLADRVKSEEEAIEKFGGRFAAEYKLDGERVQLHIKGKEVMLFSRSLENISSYYPDIIEKIPENIQAENIILEAEAVAINENTGEFLPFQELMHRRRKYKIEKAVTQYPITVNLFDVLYCNGKSCLELSYEDRREKLKKTVKEDNFTRHIPMGIITNKNEVEEFMENSINAGSEGLMLKMLDKPYQAGSRGSHWLKLKREYQNELGDSLDLVVIGGFFGKGRRTGSYGTLLLATYDEDEDTFTSICKVGTGFTDEDLDQIYQILNPKVTIKKNPRITSEMEADVWFEPELIIEVVASEITLSPIHKAAIDKIRKDSGLALRFPKFTGKIRVEKAVEDASTNEEVIALYKGQKKVAHEKNLM; encoded by the coding sequence GTGGAATTTTCAATTTTAGCAGAGTCATTTTACAAAATGGAGAGCACCAGAAAGAGATTGGAACTGACAAAGTTTCTTGTAGAATTATTTGAAAAAACACCCAATACCGTAATTTCCAAGATTGTGTATCTTATACAGGGCAAACTGAGACCAGATTTTGAAGGCATTGAGTTAGGAGTTGCGGAAAAAATTGCAATAAAGTCAATATCAAAATCATCAGGAATTCCAATAAAAAAAATCGAGGAGGAGTATAGAAAAAACGGGGATCTAGGACATGCAGCATCCGTAATACTTGAACAAAAAACACAGACAACCTTTCTGGTAGAAGACATTACTGTGGAAAGAGTGTACGAAACACTGTTCAAAATTGCAAATCTAGAAGGCACCCACTCGCAAGACATGAAGATGAAATACATATCAAGTCTGCTAAATGATGCAACTCCGATAGAGGCGAAATATGTTTTGAAAATTTTACTTGGGAGTTTAAGGCTTGGAATTGCAGAAAATACCGTAATGGATGCGCTAGCCATAGCATTTTCAGGAGATAAAAATAATAGAAAGATTTTGCAGCATGCATACAACGTTTCCAGTGATTTGGGAAAGGTTGCAGAAACAATTGCAACTGAGGGTATAAACAAAATAGAAAAATTCGAGATAATTCTATTTAATCCAATCAGACCAATGCTGGCAGACAGAGTTAAGAGTGAGGAGGAAGCCATTGAAAAATTCGGAGGCAGATTTGCAGCAGAGTACAAACTGGATGGAGAAAGAGTACAACTTCACATAAAAGGAAAAGAAGTAATGCTATTTTCTAGAAGTTTAGAGAATATTTCAAGCTACTATCCAGACATTATAGAAAAAATTCCAGAAAATATTCAAGCGGAAAATATAATTTTAGAAGCAGAAGCAGTGGCCATTAATGAAAATACTGGAGAATTTTTACCATTTCAAGAGCTAATGCACAGAAGAAGAAAATACAAAATAGAAAAAGCGGTTACACAATACCCAATAACTGTGAACCTGTTCGATGTTTTGTATTGTAACGGAAAAAGCTGTTTGGAATTAAGCTATGAAGACAGAAGGGAGAAATTGAAAAAAACCGTCAAAGAGGATAATTTTACAAGACACATCCCAATGGGCATAATTACAAACAAAAATGAGGTAGAAGAATTTATGGAAAACAGCATTAATGCAGGAAGCGAGGGACTGATGTTAAAGATGCTGGACAAGCCATATCAAGCAGGTTCAAGGGGAAGTCATTGGCTAAAACTAAAACGAGAATATCAGAATGAGCTAGGAGACAGTTTGGATCTTGTGGTGATAGGCGGATTTTTTGGGAAAGGAAGGAGAACAGGCAGTTACGGAACACTTCTACTAGCGACATACGATGAAGATGAAGACACATTCACCAGTATTTGTAAAGTAGGTACAGGGTTTACAGATGAAGACTTGGATCAAATATATCAGATCCTGAACCCAAAAGTCACAATCAAAAAAAATCCACGCATTACAAGTGAAATGGAGGCAGATGTGTGGTTTGAGCCGGAATTGATAATAGAAGTAGTCGCATCAGAAATCACACTCAGCCCGATTCACAAAGCGGCAATAGACAAAATCAGAAAAGATTCAGGACTAGCTTTGAGATTTCCAAAATTTACAGGAAAAATTAGAGTCGAGAAAGCTGTTGAAGATGCATCCACAAATGAGGAGGTGATTGCACTGTACAAGGGGCAAAAAAAGGTGGCACATGAGAAAAATCTAATGTGA
- a CDS encoding peptidase translates to MKATIIAISAILLVGSFTSFASAQEGVPTWVKSNAGWWADGTISDGEFVSGIQHLIKNGILTIPPTITDSTQSSEEGVPTWVKSNAGWWADGTISDGEFVSGIQHLIKLGIVNVSISENDTIKTESMPSSDSELDALQTELENCESITRAYDRLNCERNAKDEIITYEMKNNSQRFVVGPVTFYWPGLDTDGNKFEITSSGQALLNLTMLVENTGSDKNESLFCTGPAICNYDVIGGDVEYKYSGTDFTNGAVVLKPGQAKTFNMFFGPNIGGGGTTFEYDSGKEYYFRIMESFGSESIPLNLG, encoded by the coding sequence ATGAAAGCAACAATAATTGCAATATCTGCAATACTATTAGTAGGATCATTCACATCATTTGCTTCAGCTCAGGAAGGAGTTCCCACATGGGTGAAGAGCAATGCGGGATGGTGGGCAGACGGGACCATATCAGATGGCGAATTTGTCTCAGGAATTCAGCACCTGATAAAGAACGGAATACTCACAATTCCTCCAACAATCACAGATTCCACTCAAAGCTCAGAAGAAGGAGTTCCCACATGGGTGAAGAGCAATGCGGGATGGTGGGCAGACGGGACCATATCAGATGGCGAATTTGTCTCAGGAATTCAGCACCTGATAAAATTAGGAATTGTAAACGTCTCAATTTCAGAAAATGACACAATTAAGACAGAATCCATGCCTAGTTCAGATTCAGAGTTAGATGCACTACAGACAGAATTAGAAAACTGTGAATCAATCACCAGAGCATATGATAGACTCAACTGTGAAAGAAATGCAAAGGATGAGATCATCACGTATGAGATGAAAAATAATTCTCAAAGATTTGTAGTAGGACCAGTTACATTCTATTGGCCAGGATTGGATACGGATGGAAACAAATTTGAGATTACTTCCTCAGGTCAGGCGCTTCTTAACTTGACAATGCTAGTTGAGAATACAGGTTCAGATAAAAACGAGTCATTGTTTTGTACAGGTCCAGCCATCTGCAACTATGACGTAATAGGCGGAGATGTGGAATACAAGTATTCAGGGACAGACTTTACAAATGGTGCAGTTGTTCTAAAGCCTGGACAAGCTAAGACATTCAACATGTTCTTTGGACCTAATATAGGAGGCGGAGGAACAACATTTGAATATGATTCAGGAAAAGAATACTATTTCCGAATCATGGAATCCTTTGGCAGCGAATCAATCCCACTAAACCTGGGATGA
- a CDS encoding DUF1059 domain-containing protein, with protein sequence MTQLKCSDYGFECDFVVEINSPVLLRKFGMHMAQIHGIEYQKESLMAILENKLNKKS encoded by the coding sequence ATGACACAACTAAAATGCTCAGATTATGGCTTTGAATGTGATTTTGTGGTTGAAATAAACTCTCCTGTTCTACTTCGGAAGTTTGGAATGCACATGGCTCAAATTCATGGAATTGAATATCAAAAAGAATCTTTGATGGCAATACTGGAAAATAAACTTAACAAGAAATCATAG
- a CDS encoding SDR family NAD(P)-dependent oxidoreductase, translated as MLKFQGKTALITGSGTGIGQAIAKRFVENGASVIILGRRREPLDETSTMLEKIISEKNSGASVRIFSGVDVSDELPMNNMFEALKNDNVTVDFIINNAGVSGPVTCFANAPMEDFKSTIGIHLTGTFWGSVQALKVMKTGGKIITISTFFTEERPLEQRPYRFRSPYTAAQGAKNRLAELMSWELTDKGIISIATNPGPVHSDRIYKTVYPKAAAEFMRVSGFEDLVPTEVDAASKELLPLLGEDENVIKDGIVKAAEKLANGKDVSKLTKTFTNLLNKIQTIAEKVQNNTSHMIANQEFLAQGQVSESVLNLCDDEIAKILNGKVIPGDRVFYPVKPHIGTTTPGVHQPDFAGKAVVFTIDATDKVDAERVEFLAQHVEKNGGKVACFISQSTPKDLQEYISSKFHAHVVDIKNSEEIAKWLNTARTNIGEILGVIHVTGKLPETSKLTDLSRAEWDTLTEKFISTPANVAQRALEQFVPGGSKDPRLYKDAKGSIMIIGPDLPIGRKVTGTQRAQVEVFRGALRPFTTTVNQELSDVLKSQIRLFTVFPGSVTGSEPDNKRIAEAFNFLVSDSSSSSSEVTFCVDELR; from the coding sequence ATGCTAAAGTTTCAAGGTAAAACAGCACTAATTACAGGCAGCGGTACGGGCATAGGTCAGGCCATAGCTAAGAGATTTGTAGAAAATGGCGCCAGCGTAATCATTCTTGGAAGAAGAAGAGAACCTTTAGATGAAACATCAACAATGCTGGAAAAAATCATCTCTGAAAAAAACAGCGGTGCATCTGTTAGGATTTTCTCAGGAGTAGATGTTAGCGACGAATTGCCAATGAATAACATGTTTGAGGCACTCAAAAATGACAACGTTACAGTAGATTTCATAATAAACAATGCAGGAGTTTCAGGTCCTGTCACATGCTTTGCAAATGCCCCTATGGAAGACTTCAAGAGCACGATAGGGATTCACCTTACTGGAACTTTCTGGGGTTCCGTTCAGGCACTTAAAGTGATGAAGACAGGCGGAAAAATCATTACAATATCCACATTCTTTACAGAAGAACGCCCATTAGAACAAAGACCGTATAGATTTAGAAGTCCATACACAGCAGCACAAGGAGCTAAAAACAGGCTTGCAGAACTAATGTCATGGGAATTGACAGATAAAGGAATCATTTCCATTGCAACAAATCCAGGTCCTGTCCATTCAGACAGAATTTACAAGACAGTATATCCAAAAGCAGCAGCAGAATTCATGAGAGTCAGCGGATTTGAAGATCTTGTTCCAACAGAAGTTGACGCTGCAAGTAAAGAGCTGCTCCCATTGTTAGGCGAGGATGAAAATGTCATCAAGGATGGAATTGTCAAGGCAGCAGAAAAATTGGCCAACGGAAAAGATGTCTCCAAACTAACCAAGACATTTACAAATTTGTTAAACAAAATTCAAACCATTGCAGAAAAAGTCCAAAACAATACGTCTCACATGATTGCAAATCAAGAATTTCTGGCACAAGGTCAAGTTTCAGAATCAGTTCTGAACCTGTGTGATGATGAAATTGCAAAAATCCTGAACGGCAAGGTCATTCCAGGTGACAGAGTATTCTATCCAGTCAAACCACATATTGGCACTACAACTCCAGGAGTTCACCAGCCAGACTTTGCAGGAAAGGCCGTAGTGTTTACAATTGACGCAACGGATAAAGTTGATGCTGAAAGAGTCGAGTTTCTCGCACAGCACGTTGAAAAAAACGGAGGCAAAGTGGCATGTTTCATTTCACAGTCAACCCCAAAAGATCTTCAAGAATACATTAGCAGTAAATTCCATGCTCACGTTGTAGACATTAAAAATTCCGAAGAAATAGCCAAATGGCTCAACACTGCAAGAACAAACATTGGCGAAATATTAGGAGTGATTCACGTTACAGGTAAACTTCCAGAAACGTCAAAACTTACAGATTTGTCCAGAGCAGAATGGGATACACTAACTGAAAAATTCATTTCAACACCCGCAAACGTGGCACAAAGGGCATTAGAACAGTTTGTGCCAGGTGGAAGCAAAGATCCTCGCCTTTACAAGGATGCAAAAGGCTCAATCATGATTATCGGCCCTGATCTCCCCATAGGAAGAAAAGTGACAGGAACACAGAGAGCCCAAGTGGAAGTATTCAGAGGAGCATTAAGACCATTTACGACAACGGTAAATCAGGAACTTAGCGACGTACTAAAGTCACAAATCAGGTTGTTCACAGTGTTCCCAGGTTCAGTAACAGGATCTGAACCAGACAACAAAAGAATTGCAGAAGCATTTAATTTCCTAGTGTCAGACAGTTCATCATCATCATCAGAAGTAACTTTCTGTGTAGATGAATTAAGATAA
- a CDS encoding DUF192 domain-containing protein, with protein sequence MTTRAQALIPVTIAAVIIGVVGMMTLPSDSKLESVEFPRGTVMLDGVPIEVQIADTEPRRVRGLMFQDQMPLDQGMIFVFQEPGLYSLWMLNMQFSLDMMWFDADGKIVHIEKDVPPCKTALEITTCQSIIPEGDALYVLEVTSGFVDQNNITKDSVLTIISI encoded by the coding sequence ATGACGACCCGTGCACAGGCATTGATTCCTGTCACTATTGCAGCAGTAATTATCGGTGTTGTGGGAATGATGACCCTTCCGAGCGACAGTAAGCTGGAGTCCGTTGAATTTCCTAGGGGTACCGTGATGCTGGACGGTGTGCCAATTGAAGTGCAAATTGCAGATACGGAACCCAGACGTGTTAGGGGATTGATGTTTCAAGATCAAATGCCATTGGATCAGGGGATGATTTTTGTATTTCAGGAGCCTGGACTCTATTCTCTTTGGATGCTAAACATGCAGTTTTCTCTGGACATGATGTGGTTTGATGCTGATGGAAAAATAGTTCACATTGAAAAAGATGTTCCGCCATGCAAGACTGCCCTGGAAATAACCACCTGCCAAAGCATCATCCCCGAAGGAGATGCGCTGTACGTTCTTGAGGTGACGTCTGGTTTCGTTGATCAAAACAACATTACAAAAGATTCAGTGTTGACCATTATCTCCATCTGA
- a CDS encoding DUF47 family protein, whose amino-acid sequence MYSGELEVQAKRKAIAVLQDEINRILNASRELATLPELMMKKDKTGIKSTLAQISTIEEEVENLRRKITREVADVGGLIMNRENLLNTAYTMDEIAGYITGISFKLANVKITTLKSAGLDKDITKLIELVVDQVYKLNEIIRSLNTNTANAIELAQETQTIEREIDIKYRQATLKLLSEVTNTKELLLIKDVIEGIEEMADKCQKVSDSFILLALSL is encoded by the coding sequence ATGTACAGCGGAGAGCTTGAAGTTCAAGCAAAAAGAAAGGCCATAGCAGTATTACAAGACGAGATCAACAGAATCCTAAACGCATCAAGAGAACTTGCAACATTGCCGGAACTCATGATGAAAAAAGACAAGACAGGCATCAAGAGCACATTGGCACAAATTTCAACTATTGAAGAAGAAGTGGAGAACCTAAGAAGAAAGATCACACGAGAGGTAGCAGACGTAGGTGGACTAATCATGAATAGAGAAAACCTCCTAAACACAGCATATACGATGGATGAAATTGCAGGCTACATCACAGGCATTTCATTCAAGCTTGCAAATGTAAAGATTACAACGCTAAAGAGCGCAGGGCTCGATAAGGACATTACAAAATTAATTGAATTGGTAGTTGATCAAGTTTACAAGTTAAACGAAATTATCAGAAGTCTCAACACAAACACAGCTAACGCAATAGAACTAGCTCAAGAGACACAGACAATAGAAAGAGAAATAGACATCAAATACAGACAAGCCACATTAAAACTTCTATCAGAGGTAACAAATACAAAAGAGTTGTTGCTGATTAAAGACGTCATAGAAGGAATCGAGGAGATGGCAGACAAATGTCAAAAGGTTTCGGATTCATTCATACTGTTGGCATTAAGCTTATAG
- the endA gene encoding tRNA-intron lyase gives MKCELIENRIIVWSIEDSRSLFSQGYYGKPIGIPKPKIEEIDAPLILDLIEGLYLLENKRISITKSKQKITVERLIEICKKEVHEFDKKYLVYKNFRDKGYIINPGIKFGCDFAVYQKGPGIDHAPFLIQVYTRSEAITTTAIVLAGRLATTVRKQFILAIPKGKNNVDFLALDWWKA, from the coding sequence ATGAAATGCGAGCTGATTGAAAACAGAATCATCGTATGGAGCATAGAAGACTCGCGTAGCCTATTCAGTCAAGGATACTATGGAAAACCCATAGGAATTCCAAAACCAAAAATTGAAGAAATTGATGCACCTTTAATTTTAGACCTCATTGAAGGGTTGTATCTTTTGGAAAATAAAAGAATATCAATTACAAAATCAAAGCAAAAGATAACAGTAGAAAGATTAATTGAAATTTGTAAAAAAGAAGTTCACGAGTTTGATAAAAAATATCTGGTTTACAAAAACTTCAGAGACAAGGGATACATCATCAATCCAGGAATAAAGTTTGGCTGTGACTTTGCAGTATATCAAAAGGGTCCAGGAATTGATCATGCTCCATTTCTAATTCAAGTTTATACACGAAGTGAAGCAATCACAACCACAGCGATTGTTCTGGCAGGCAGACTTGCAACAACAGTCAGAAAACAATTCATCCTTGCGATTCCAAAAGGCAAAAACAACGTAGATTTTCTTGCATTGGATTGGTGGAAAGCCTAG
- a CDS encoding DUF1722 domain-containing protein — translation MVKHNFRHSDPAEVTVSEKDAVNFVVDRFSDVKKSEKISNLVEFQAMNKYMLMVHNQEELKILGNLVASHKKIPFVEILEQYDAHLKVALSKNPTTKTHLNTIMHIFGYFSKHFTSSEKILFHELLLQFKVGKISVGKVLSEIGPLIYRFNDTYLARQTYFLLYADPRPGVLFAIFDNSY, via the coding sequence ATAGTGAAACATAATTTTCGGCATAGTGATCCTGCAGAAGTCACTGTAAGTGAAAAAGATGCTGTTAATTTTGTAGTTGATAGATTTTCTGATGTCAAAAAATCTGAAAAAATTAGTAATCTGGTTGAGTTTCAAGCCATGAACAAGTACATGTTGATGGTTCACAATCAGGAGGAGCTAAAAATACTTGGGAATTTGGTTGCAAGTCACAAAAAAATTCCATTTGTTGAAATTTTGGAACAATATGACGCGCATCTAAAAGTTGCTCTTTCAAAAAATCCTACAACCAAGACTCATCTAAATACAATTATGCATATTTTTGGATATTTTTCCAAGCATTTCACTTCGTCTGAAAAAATTCTGTTTCATGAACTGCTTCTTCAGTTCAAGGTTGGTAAAATTTCTGTTGGGAAAGTACTGTCTGAAATAGGCCCGTTAATTTACAGATTTAATGACACATATCTTGCAAGGCAGACATATTTTTTACTGTATGCAGATCCCAGACCCGGAGTCCTTTTTGCTATATTTGATAATTCATATTGA
- a CDS encoding peptidase produces the protein MLNTLDPVLLHKTSTQNEIPEWVKNNAGWWADETISDGEFLSAIEFLIKDGIISVGVTATSPQTSDGVPEWVKNNAGWWADETISDGEFVNAMQHLVKSGLVSVHTNVEPQQLTPTEPKNTDSELAALQEELAKCSKIVTAYKRIDCEKPIKKAVTLYNYKTNAEKFKVGPITYHWKGIGSEGNEFYTTPTGQAILSLRMLAQNTSSEITAIHCTSPQICAYDAWDGEKAFKYSGMDFTAGQIVMNPGDSREFNILFGPNIGYGGTEFEYDSSKDYFFRINEDFGSASIPLYLK, from the coding sequence ATTTTAAACACTCTTGATCCTGTTTTACTGCATAAAACATCCACCCAGAATGAAATTCCAGAGTGGGTAAAGAATAATGCGGGATGGTGGGCAGACGAGACAATTTCTGATGGTGAATTTTTGTCAGCAATAGAATTTTTGATTAAAGATGGAATCATATCGGTCGGAGTAACTGCCACATCACCTCAAACATCAGACGGAGTTCCAGAGTGGGTAAAGAATAATGCGGGATGGTGGGCAGACGAGACAATTTCTGATGGTGAATTTGTAAATGCCATGCAACACTTGGTTAAATCTGGACTAGTATCCGTCCATACAAACGTAGAACCACAACAATTAACACCTACAGAACCAAAGAATACAGACTCAGAACTAGCAGCACTGCAGGAAGAACTGGCCAAATGCTCCAAAATTGTTACAGCATACAAAAGAATCGATTGTGAAAAGCCAATCAAAAAGGCCGTAACTTTATACAATTACAAGACAAATGCTGAAAAATTTAAAGTAGGTCCAATTACATACCATTGGAAAGGCATAGGATCTGAAGGAAATGAATTTTACACGACTCCAACCGGACAAGCGATATTATCACTTCGCATGCTTGCACAAAACACTAGCTCTGAAATCACTGCCATACACTGCACCAGCCCTCAAATATGCGCCTATGACGCTTGGGATGGTGAAAAAGCCTTCAAATATTCCGGAATGGACTTTACAGCAGGACAAATCGTAATGAACCCAGGAGATTCAAGAGAATTCAACATACTCTTTGGTCCAAACATAGGATACGGGGGAACAGAATTTGAATATGATTCCTCAAAAGATTATTTCTTCAGAATCAACGAAGACTTTGGCAGCGCCTCCATTCCGTTGTACTTGAAATAG